The proteins below are encoded in one region of Garra rufa chromosome 12, GarRuf1.0, whole genome shotgun sequence:
- the ptger3 gene encoding prostaglandin E2 receptor EP3 subtype, with product MTSKCQSSSSLQNLTAGTMMWESNLSRSLQDSPGKSASCGSVSVFFPITMMVTGMVGNSLAMLLVYNAYRKKENKRKKSFLLCIGSLALTDLFGQLLTSPIVISVYRADLKWKRVDPSGTLCAFFGVCMTTFGLCPLFLASAMAIERALAITAPHWYSHYMKTNVTKQVLVIIWCLVLLFALLPIAGVGKYTLQWPGTWCFISTGDKNVTGNTFFATTFAALGIFSLLVTLSCNVVTIRALVTRCKTKASSTQSSKQWERLTTETVIQLMGIMCVLLTCWSPLLVLMLKMISTHTSSHQCNSAAVSLSPQDLQMDCNFFLTAIRLASLNQILDPWVYLLLREILLRKFCQVASAVSKCSLDTQKETQYPLAALNKKAIQSGNVHKQSLNMENSNLNGGNEEQ from the exons ATGACATCTAAATGTCAGTCTTCAAGCAGTCTTCAAAACCTGACTGCTGGAACCATGATGTGGGAGTCCAACCTCTCCAGATCTTTACAGGACAGCCCGGGCAAGAGCGCCAGCTGTGGCTCTGTGTCCGTGTTTTTTCCCATCACTATGATGGTCACTGGAATGGTCGGAAACTCTTTGGCGATGCTGCTAGTTTACAATGCTTAcagaaaaaaggaaaacaaacggAAGAAGTCGTTTTTGCTTTGCATCGGCTCGTTGGCGTTGACTGATCTTTTCGGCCAGTTGCTCACAAGTCCAATAGTCATTTCTGTCTACAGAGCAGATTTGAAATGGAAACGCGTGGACCCTTCCGGAACTCTGTGCGCTTTCTTTGGGGTGTGCATGACTACTTTTGGCTTGTGTCCTCTGTTTTTAGCCAGTGCCATGGCTATTGAGAGGGCCTTGGCTATCACTGCTCCTCACTGGTACTCGCATTACATGAAAACCAACGTGACCAAGCAGGTTCTGGTCATCATCTGGTGCCTGGTTTTGCTGTTTGCCTTATTGCCCATTGCTGGGGTTGGAAAGTACACTTTGCAGTGGCCAGGCACTTGGTGCTTTATAAGTACAGGTGATAAGAACGTAACGGGAAATACGTTTTTTGCCACCACCTTTGCGGCATTGGGGATATTTTCTTTGCTGGTCACGTTGTCGTGTAACGTTGTGACCATCCGTGCTTTGGTTACACGTTGCAAAACGAAAGCATCCTCGACCCAGTCATCCAAGCAATGGGAGAGGTTAACAACAGAGACTGTTATTCAGTTGATGGGCATTATGTGTGTGCTGTTGACATGCTGGTCACCTCTACTG GTCCTTATGTTGAAGATGATCTCTACCCACACATCCTCCCATCAGTGCAATTCTGCTGCTGTATCTCTCTCACCCCAGGACTTACAGATGGACTGCAACTTCTTTCTCACAGCCATACGTCTGGCCTCACTCAATCAGATTCTAGATCCGTGGGTTTACCTGCTCCTTAGAGAGATTCTCCTAAGAAAGTTCTGCCAGGTGGCCAGCGCAGTATCCAAGTGCTCGCTGGACACGCAAAAGGAAACTCAGTATCCTCTAGCCGCCCTAAATAAAAAGGCCATTCAGAGTGGCAATGTTCACAAACAGTCCCTAAACATGGAGAACAGTAATTTGAATGGGGGAAATGAGGAACAGTGA